Proteins encoded within one genomic window of Gammaproteobacteria bacterium:
- a CDS encoding SLBB domain-containing protein, translating into MKSATGWLGVIVTLLVLASFRAMAQVPSPEQLQLLNQLPPEQQRALLEQYGQRGSADQPLTTPATTRPRTGEVRDALRAAPGDTVLLSLVPDAKAEESARELVTRALAANPYRLERDGRLRIPGLPDPVALAGLTAEEATALLQSEPAFSQIKVRLTLLKPEPLGVDALKPFGYDVFRNAPTTFAQASDVPVPPDYTIGPGDSIELQFLGNVKGLYTLTVGRDGRIRLPEIGPMAVAGMRFAEMQEAIVSSVAEQMIGTRVSVGMGRLRSLQVMITGDAEHPGAYTVGGLSTASNALMAAGGIKPIGSLRRVRVLRAGQVVSTLDLYDLLLRGNSANDVRLQSGDVVFVPPLGESAAVTGEVRRPALYELAGAATAGSLVDLGGGLTESAAPGVATIERIDPSRGRMVLNVNLGTREGRETRLRNGDVLRIPTVRDTLNESIVVAGQVYQPGARQYQKGMYLTQVLSSVEALKPNADLDYVLVRRELLPDRRIELHSVSLARALRSPRGADDLLLAPRDQILVFDMEGSREPLLRPVLEEFRRQSTMAAPAGIVSIGGSVRMPGEYPLEPDMTVGDLVRAGGSLSEAAFGGEAELARYQVVDGQVRKASVVTLDLAAALAGDPKADLRLQPFDTLTIRRVPQWGDQEFVTLEGEIRFPGRYPIRRGETLGALLARAGGLTDQAFPSGAVFTRQALKEREAQQLATLADRLERDLALLAVQSAQAGKEAPGTSSLAAGQSLLAELRNTRPVGRLAIDLPALLREAPGAADDILLRGEDRLRIPRRMQEVTVIGEVQTSTSQLYQDGLARDDYINLSGGFTQKADKGRVYVIRANGQVAAASSSRWLPSGRINIQPGDTIVVPVDAERLPPLPMWTSVTSIIYNLAVAVAAVNSF; encoded by the coding sequence GTGAAGTCTGCAACGGGCTGGCTTGGGGTCATCGTCACACTGCTGGTCCTTGCCTCGTTCCGGGCCATGGCCCAGGTGCCCTCGCCGGAGCAGCTGCAGCTGCTCAACCAGCTGCCGCCGGAGCAGCAACGGGCCTTGCTGGAGCAGTACGGCCAGCGCGGCAGTGCCGACCAGCCGCTGACGACACCGGCAACCACCCGCCCCAGGACCGGCGAGGTGCGCGATGCCCTCCGCGCCGCTCCCGGCGACACCGTGTTGCTGTCCCTGGTGCCGGATGCCAAAGCCGAGGAGAGCGCGCGCGAGCTCGTCACGCGGGCGCTGGCCGCCAATCCCTACCGGCTGGAGCGCGACGGGCGCCTGCGGATACCCGGGCTGCCGGATCCGGTGGCGCTGGCCGGGCTGACCGCGGAGGAGGCCACGGCGCTGCTGCAGAGCGAACCCGCCTTCAGCCAGATCAAGGTCAGGCTGACCCTGCTCAAGCCCGAGCCGCTGGGCGTCGATGCCCTCAAGCCCTTCGGCTACGACGTCTTCCGCAATGCGCCGACGACCTTTGCCCAGGCCAGCGACGTGCCCGTGCCGCCGGACTACACCATCGGCCCGGGCGACTCCATCGAGCTGCAGTTCCTCGGCAACGTCAAGGGCCTGTACACGCTCACGGTCGGGCGCGACGGCCGCATCCGCCTGCCCGAGATCGGGCCGATGGCCGTTGCCGGCATGCGCTTCGCGGAGATGCAGGAAGCCATCGTCTCGAGCGTCGCCGAGCAGATGATCGGCACGCGCGTTTCCGTCGGCATGGGCCGGCTGCGCTCGCTGCAGGTCATGATCACCGGCGATGCGGAGCACCCCGGTGCGTACACCGTGGGGGGGCTGTCCACGGCCAGCAACGCCCTGATGGCGGCGGGCGGCATCAAGCCGATCGGTTCATTGCGCCGTGTGCGGGTGCTGCGCGCCGGCCAGGTGGTGAGCACGCTCGACCTCTATGACCTGCTGCTGCGCGGGAACTCCGCCAACGACGTCCGCCTGCAGTCCGGCGACGTGGTGTTCGTGCCGCCGCTGGGCGAGTCCGCAGCTGTCACCGGCGAGGTGCGCCGCCCCGCGCTCTACGAGCTGGCGGGTGCCGCCACGGCGGGTTCCCTCGTCGACCTCGGTGGCGGGCTCACCGAGTCGGCCGCACCGGGCGTGGCCACCATCGAGCGCATCGACCCGTCGCGCGGGCGCATGGTCCTCAACGTCAACCTCGGCACCCGCGAGGGGCGCGAGACACGCCTGCGCAACGGCGACGTCCTGCGCATCCCGACCGTGCGCGACACGCTCAACGAAAGCATCGTCGTCGCCGGTCAGGTGTACCAGCCCGGCGCGCGCCAGTACCAGAAGGGCATGTACCTCACCCAGGTGCTCAGCAGCGTCGAAGCCCTCAAGCCCAATGCCGATCTCGACTACGTGCTGGTCCGCCGCGAGCTGCTACCCGACCGGCGCATCGAACTGCATTCGGTCAGCCTGGCCCGGGCGCTGCGCAGTCCCCGGGGCGCCGATGACCTCCTGCTGGCGCCGCGCGACCAGATCCTGGTCTTCGACATGGAAGGCAGCCGCGAGCCGCTGCTGCGCCCGGTACTGGAGGAGTTCCGCCGCCAGAGCACGATGGCTGCGCCTGCGGGCATCGTGTCCATCGGCGGCAGCGTGCGCATGCCGGGCGAGTATCCCCTCGAGCCGGACATGACCGTGGGCGACCTGGTGCGCGCCGGCGGCAGCCTCTCGGAGGCGGCCTTCGGCGGTGAAGCGGAACTCGCGCGCTATCAGGTCGTCGATGGCCAGGTGCGCAAGGCCAGCGTGGTCACGCTCGACCTCGCCGCGGCGCTGGCCGGTGACCCGAAGGCCGACCTGCGCCTGCAGCCCTTCGACACCCTCACCATCCGGCGCGTGCCGCAGTGGGGCGACCAGGAGTTCGTGACGCTCGAGGGCGAGATCCGCTTCCCCGGCCGCTATCCCATCCGCCGTGGCGAGACCCTCGGCGCGCTCCTCGCCAGGGCAGGCGGGCTCACCGACCAGGCCTTCCCCTCGGGCGCGGTGTTCACGCGCCAGGCCCTCAAGGAACGCGAAGCCCAGCAGCTCGCCACGCTCGCCGACCGGCTCGAGCGCGACCTCGCCCTGCTCGCCGTACAATCCGCACAGGCCGGCAAGGAAGCCCCAGGCACCAGCTCGCTCGCCGCCGGCCAGTCCCTGCTCGCCGAGTTGCGGAACACCCGTCCCGTCGGCCGCCTCGCCATCGATCTGCCCGCGCTGCTGCGCGAAGCACCCGGTGCCGCCGACGACATCCTCCTGCGTGGCGAAGATCGCCTGCGCATCCCGCGGCGCATGCAGGAGGTCACCGTCATCGGCGAGGTCCAGACCAGCACCTCCCAGCTCTACCAGGACGGCCTGGCGCGCGATGACTACATCAACCTCAGCGGCGGCTTCACCCAGAAGGCCGACAAGGGCCGGGTCTACGTGATCCGTGCCAACGGCCAGGTCGCCGCCGCCTCCAGCAGCCGCTGGCTGCCGAGCGGCCGCATCAACATCCAGCCGGGCGACACCATCGTCGTTCCCGTGGACGCCGAGCGCCTGCCGCCGCTGCCGATGTGGACCTCGGTCACCAGCATCATCTACAACCTGGCGGTGGCGGTGGCGGCGGTGAATTCGTTCTGA